A single window of Nocardioides kongjuensis DNA harbors:
- a CDS encoding FHA domain-containing protein: MTTLHVSAGGRTWSFEEPRVVSIGRDTGSDIVLTAPSASRQHAQLRSDGSGWVLVDTGSSGGTFLGGNRVTEVRLTGATTVRFGGVNGEEVVLTPATAARPAAPDPAVLPPAGLAQTMLPGVGPAGPGYVSGPGLLVRVGGASKRFPPGVVVRIGRDPASEVVVDDPSVSRLHGVVEGRPDGWWYVDRSTAGTFLEEDRVTQRKLEEPTTLMLGHPTAGAEVEVVPIVATGVAQKSIAKKKRRRTAALVGGIVAALVLVGGGVAAAVLLGGDDSGGEDGPTEAAGLSTEALDRAKLASVLIIAVDDSGEPIYTGSGTIISEDGLILTNAHVGKPSAPGQQGGEEDPAGLLVALTSAEDDKPAAPSYSAEAIVADGVLDLAVLKITADADGKKIDDKDLDLPPPVPVGDSDDLRTGDELTALGFPAVAHVASDDGLDRALTVTRGVVSTFLKEAAVPGNRAWIDSDIRIGSGNSGGASINDDGELVGINSAVVTESTVGDSGEGGAFTGGSARIRPVNLSSDIVEIAEKGGDPDYVSPYLDDVPEPPADPMGQATAAPAGWTVDGNSDCSTTSTLDDPQVLSGVTLPATLYAHFAVTGLPDGTPFTIELHNPQGELLGSLDGSWDLGSDDVCATVSLDVPEGLTAAIAVLVIDGTQIQNPVLFG; this comes from the coding sequence GTGACCACCCTCCATGTCTCCGCGGGCGGCCGGACCTGGTCGTTCGAGGAGCCGCGCGTCGTCAGCATCGGCCGCGACACCGGCTCCGACATCGTCCTCACCGCGCCCTCCGCCTCCCGCCAGCACGCGCAGCTGCGCTCGGACGGCTCCGGCTGGGTCCTCGTCGACACCGGCTCGAGCGGCGGCACGTTCCTGGGCGGCAACCGGGTCACCGAGGTGCGGCTCACCGGTGCGACGACCGTCCGCTTCGGCGGGGTCAACGGCGAGGAGGTCGTGCTCACGCCCGCGACCGCCGCCCGCCCCGCCGCGCCCGACCCGGCGGTGCTCCCGCCCGCCGGCCTGGCCCAGACCATGCTGCCCGGCGTCGGCCCGGCCGGTCCCGGCTACGTCAGCGGCCCCGGGCTCCTGGTGCGCGTCGGCGGCGCGTCGAAGCGGTTCCCCCCGGGCGTGGTGGTCCGGATCGGCCGCGACCCGGCCAGCGAGGTCGTCGTCGACGACCCGTCGGTCTCCCGGCTGCACGGCGTGGTCGAGGGCCGTCCCGACGGCTGGTGGTACGTCGACCGGTCGACCGCAGGCACCTTCCTCGAGGAGGACCGGGTCACCCAGCGCAAGCTCGAGGAGCCCACGACCCTGATGCTGGGCCACCCCACCGCGGGTGCCGAGGTCGAGGTCGTCCCGATCGTGGCGACGGGTGTCGCGCAGAAGTCGATCGCCAAGAAGAAGCGCAGGCGCACCGCCGCCCTCGTCGGCGGGATCGTCGCGGCCCTGGTGCTGGTCGGCGGTGGCGTCGCCGCAGCCGTGCTGCTCGGTGGCGACGACTCGGGCGGGGAGGACGGCCCCACCGAGGCGGCAGGTCTCAGCACCGAGGCGCTCGACCGGGCCAAGCTCGCCAGCGTGCTCATCATCGCCGTCGACGACAGCGGCGAGCCCATCTACACCGGCTCCGGCACGATCATCAGCGAGGACGGGCTGATCCTGACCAACGCCCACGTCGGCAAGCCGAGCGCGCCTGGCCAGCAGGGCGGCGAGGAGGACCCGGCCGGGCTCCTGGTGGCCCTCACCTCCGCCGAGGACGACAAGCCCGCGGCGCCGTCGTACTCCGCCGAGGCGATCGTCGCCGACGGCGTCCTCGACCTTGCGGTCCTCAAGATCACCGCGGACGCCGACGGCAAGAAGATCGACGACAAGGACCTCGACCTGCCGCCTCCGGTCCCGGTCGGCGATAGCGACGACCTGCGCACCGGCGACGAGCTCACCGCGCTCGGGTTCCCGGCGGTCGCCCACGTGGCGTCCGACGACGGGCTCGACCGGGCCCTGACCGTCACCCGCGGCGTCGTGTCCACCTTCCTCAAGGAGGCCGCGGTCCCCGGCAACCGGGCCTGGATCGACAGCGACATCCGGATCGGCTCCGGCAACTCCGGCGGCGCCTCGATCAACGACGACGGCGAGCTGGTCGGCATCAACAGCGCGGTCGTCACCGAGTCCACCGTCGGCGACAGCGGCGAGGGCGGGGCGTTCACCGGTGGCTCCGCGCGGATCCGGCCGGTCAACCTCAGCTCGGACATCGTCGAGATCGCCGAGAAGGGCGGCGACCCGGACTACGTCTCGCCGTACCTCGACGACGTCCCGGAGCCTCCGGCCGACCCGATGGGCCAGGCGACGGCTGCTCCCGCGGGCTGGACCGTCGACGGCAACAGCGACTGCTCGACCACGAGCACGCTCGACGACCCGCAGGTGCTCAGCGGCGTGACCCTCCCGGCGACCCTGTACGCGCACTTCGCCGTCACCGGGCTGCCCGACGGGACGCCGTTCACCATCGAGCTCCACAACCCGCAAGGTGAGCTGCTCGGCTCCCTCGACGGGTCGTGGGACCTCGGCTCGGACGACGTGTGCGCCACGGTGTCCCTCGACGTGCCCGAGGGCCTGACAGCCGCGATCGCGGTGCTCGTCATCGACGGCACCCAGATCCAGAACCCGGTGCTGTTCGGCTAG
- the rpsR gene encoding 30S ribosomal protein S18, translated as MAKAVVRKPKKKVCQFCKEKATGVDYKDTALLKKFISDRGKIRARRVTGNCVQHQRDVAIAVKNAREVALLPYTSAGR; from the coding sequence ATGGCGAAGGCAGTCGTCCGCAAGCCGAAGAAGAAGGTTTGCCAGTTCTGCAAGGAGAAGGCCACCGGTGTCGACTACAAGGACACCGCCCTTCTGAAGAAGTTCATCTCCGACCGCGGCAAGATCCGCGCCCGTCGGGTGACCGGCAACTGCGTCCAGCACCAGCGGGACGTCGCGATCGCGGTGAAGAACGCCCGCGAGGTCGCGCTGCTGCCCTACACCTCCGCCGGTCGCTGA
- a CDS encoding single-stranded DNA-binding protein has product MAGDTVITVIGNLTDDPELRFTPSGAAVANFTVASTPRSFDRQTNEWKDGDTLFLRCSVWRQVAENVAESLQKGMRVVVQGRLVSRSYETREGEKRTVNELQVDEIGPSLTWATAKVTRASRSGGGGGYGGGQGGGNQGGGGRPAGQDPWGSAPSGGGNQGGGSNYGGGAPANDPWAAPGVSSNDEPPF; this is encoded by the coding sequence ATGGCTGGCGACACCGTCATCACCGTCATCGGCAACCTCACCGACGACCCGGAGCTTCGCTTCACCCCGTCGGGCGCGGCTGTCGCCAACTTCACGGTGGCCTCGACGCCGCGTTCCTTCGACCGCCAGACCAACGAGTGGAAGGACGGGGACACCCTGTTCCTGCGCTGCTCGGTCTGGCGCCAGGTCGCGGAGAACGTCGCCGAGTCCCTCCAGAAGGGCATGCGCGTCGTCGTGCAGGGCCGTCTGGTGTCGCGCTCCTACGAGACCCGCGAGGGCGAGAAGCGCACCGTCAACGAGCTGCAGGTCGACGAGATCGGCCCGTCGCTCACCTGGGCGACCGCGAAGGTCACCCGCGCCAGCCGCTCCGGCGGTGGCGGCGGGTACGGCGGCGGCCAGGGTGGCGGCAACCAGGGTGGCGGCGGCCGTCCCGCGGGTCAGGACCCGTGGGGCAGCGCCCCGTCCGGTGGCGGCAACCAGGGTGGCGGTTCCAACTACGGGGGCGGCGCCCCGGCCAACGACCCGTGGGCCGCGCCGGGTGTCTCGTCCAACGACGAGCCCCCGTTCTGA
- a CDS encoding deoxyribonuclease IV has product MSELRIGAHVDQTDPIAEAAARNAPLVQFFLGNPQSYKGPVLSYDGGPAALRAAAEEAGVDLYVHAPYLINVATTNNRQRIPSRKLLQQHMDAAAELGAKGLIVHGGHVTDEDDPAKGFDNWRKAVEATDIKIPLLIENTAGGTNAMTRYLERIKGTWDAIASAEGADMVGFCLDTCHAHAGGNALETIVDDVLAITGRIDLVHANDSRDAFDSGADRHANFGAGQIDPDLLAQVVRDAGAPVVCETPGGAEEHVADFAWLRERL; this is encoded by the coding sequence ATGAGCGAGCTGCGCATCGGAGCCCACGTCGACCAGACCGACCCGATCGCCGAGGCGGCGGCCCGCAACGCCCCGCTGGTGCAGTTCTTCCTGGGCAACCCGCAGTCCTACAAGGGCCCCGTCCTGTCGTACGACGGCGGCCCGGCCGCCCTCCGCGCGGCGGCCGAGGAGGCCGGCGTCGACCTGTACGTGCACGCGCCGTACCTGATCAACGTCGCCACCACCAACAACCGCCAGCGCATCCCGAGCCGCAAGCTGCTGCAGCAGCACATGGACGCCGCGGCCGAGCTCGGCGCCAAGGGACTGATCGTGCACGGCGGCCACGTCACCGACGAGGACGACCCCGCGAAGGGCTTCGACAACTGGCGCAAGGCGGTCGAGGCGACCGACATCAAGATCCCGCTGCTGATCGAGAACACGGCCGGCGGCACGAACGCGATGACCCGCTACCTCGAGCGGATCAAGGGGACCTGGGACGCGATCGCGTCCGCCGAGGGCGCCGACATGGTCGGCTTCTGCCTCGACACCTGCCACGCCCACGCCGGTGGCAACGCGCTGGAGACGATCGTCGACGACGTCCTCGCGATCACGGGCCGCATCGACCTGGTCCACGCCAACGACAGCCGCGACGCCTTCGACTCCGGCGCCGACCGGCACGCCAACTTCGGTGCCGGCCAGATCGACCCCGACCTGCTCGCCCAGGTGGTCCGCGACGCCGGTGCGCCGGTCGTGTGCGAGACGCCGGGCGGCGCCGAGGAGCACGTCGCCGACTTCGCGTGGCTGCGCGAGCGCCTCTGA
- a CDS encoding MATE family efflux transporter encodes MSSPRALDREIARLAFPAFLALVAEPLFLLGDAAVVGHLGTPELAGLGIAGTVVTTVVGLSIFLAYGTTAGVARQIGAGHRDAALAQGLDGLWLAVLIGIPATLVTALAADPLVAVFGASSDVVEPATTYLRVAALGLTPLLLILAGTGVLRGLQDTRTPLVVAVAGNLANLALNIALVYGAGPAPRLGIAGSALGSVLAQAAMAVALVLVVVRAARAEGATLRPHLPGVRAAARAGVPLIVRTLTLRASLLVTTYAVVLTASGAGSSTAVPVATHQLAMTLWGFLAYVLDAIAIAAQAITGRFLGAGDVAATRAVTGRMVGWGIVSGVVTGLLLAATSPWLGALFTTDAGVRDALVPVLLVAALDQPAAGVVFVLDGVLIGAGDGRYLARAGVIVLAGYAPLVLLTSALGAGLPWLWAVFCAVFMGGRLATLVHRSRGDAWLVAGA; translated from the coding sequence GTGAGCAGCCCCCGCGCCCTCGACCGCGAGATCGCCCGGCTCGCGTTCCCGGCCTTCCTCGCCCTGGTGGCCGAGCCGCTGTTCCTGCTCGGCGACGCCGCCGTGGTCGGCCACCTCGGCACCCCGGAGCTGGCCGGCCTCGGCATCGCCGGCACCGTGGTGACGACGGTCGTGGGCCTGTCCATCTTCCTGGCCTACGGCACCACCGCCGGGGTCGCCCGCCAGATCGGCGCCGGTCACCGCGACGCCGCGCTGGCCCAGGGCCTCGACGGGCTCTGGCTGGCCGTGCTCATCGGGATCCCGGCCACCCTGGTCACCGCGCTGGCCGCCGACCCGCTCGTCGCGGTCTTCGGGGCGTCGTCGGACGTGGTCGAGCCCGCGACGACCTACCTCCGCGTCGCCGCCCTCGGCCTGACGCCGCTGCTGCTCATCCTCGCCGGCACCGGCGTGCTGCGCGGCCTGCAGGACACGCGGACGCCACTCGTCGTCGCCGTGGCCGGCAACCTCGCGAACCTCGCGCTCAACATCGCGCTCGTGTACGGCGCCGGCCCGGCCCCGCGGCTCGGCATCGCCGGCTCGGCGCTGGGGTCGGTGCTCGCCCAGGCCGCGATGGCGGTGGCGCTGGTGCTGGTCGTGGTCCGGGCGGCCCGGGCCGAGGGCGCCACGCTGCGCCCGCACCTGCCCGGCGTCCGGGCGGCGGCACGGGCCGGCGTTCCGCTCATCGTGCGGACCCTGACCCTGCGCGCCTCGCTCCTCGTGACGACGTACGCCGTGGTGCTGACCGCGAGCGGGGCCGGCAGCAGCACCGCCGTCCCGGTCGCCACCCACCAGCTGGCGATGACCCTGTGGGGCTTCCTGGCCTACGTGCTGGACGCCATCGCCATCGCCGCGCAGGCGATCACCGGGCGCTTCCTCGGCGCCGGCGACGTCGCCGCCACCCGCGCGGTGACCGGCCGGATGGTCGGGTGGGGGATCGTCAGCGGCGTGGTCACCGGGCTGCTGCTCGCCGCGACCAGTCCTTGGCTCGGCGCCCTCTTCACCACGGACGCGGGCGTGCGGGACGCCCTGGTCCCGGTGCTGCTGGTGGCTGCCCTCGACCAGCCGGCCGCCGGCGTGGTGTTCGTCCTCGACGGGGTGCTGATCGGTGCGGGCGACGGCCGCTACCTGGCCCGCGCCGGCGTGATCGTGCTCGCGGGCTACGCTCCGCTCGTGCTGCTGACGAGTGCGCTGGGCGCCGGTCTCCCCTGGCTGTGGGCCGTGTTCTGCGCCGTGTTCATGGGCGGCCGGCTGGCCACGCTGGTCCACCGCTCGCGCGGGGACGCCTGGCTGGTGGCCGGCGCGTGA
- the rplI gene encoding 50S ribosomal protein L9 has translation MKIILTQEVENLGAAGDVVEVKDGYGRNYLIPRGFGIRWTRGAQAQADSIKSARAARAVRDEAHAAELKAKLEGSPVDVKVKAGQGGRLFGAVTPADIAAALGEAAGEAIDKRTIVLGNPIKSLGNHAVSVKLHDEVSAAVALNVIPA, from the coding sequence ATGAAGATCATCCTGACCCAGGAGGTCGAGAACCTCGGCGCTGCCGGTGACGTGGTCGAGGTCAAGGACGGCTACGGCCGCAACTACCTCATCCCCCGCGGCTTCGGCATCCGGTGGACCCGCGGCGCCCAGGCGCAGGCGGACTCGATCAAGTCCGCTCGCGCGGCGCGTGCCGTCCGCGACGAGGCCCACGCGGCCGAGCTGAAGGCCAAGCTCGAGGGCTCGCCCGTCGACGTCAAGGTCAAGGCCGGCCAGGGCGGCCGCCTGTTCGGTGCGGTCACCCCCGCCGACATCGCCGCCGCGCTCGGCGAGGCCGCCGGCGAGGCGATCGACAAGCGGACCATCGTCCTCGGCAACCCGATCAAGTCGCTGGGCAACCACGCGGTGTCGGTCAAGCTGCACGACGAGGTGTCCGCCGCGGTGGCCCTCAACGTCATCCCGGCCTGA
- the rpsF gene encoding 30S ribosomal protein S6, producing the protein MRNYEVVVILDPSLDERTVQPSLDKYLNVVRNDGGTVENVDVWGKRRLAYEIKKNAEGIYAIIKLTAAPATVDELDRQLTLNESVLRTKVLRPTV; encoded by the coding sequence TTGCGCAACTATGAAGTCGTGGTCATCCTCGACCCGAGCCTCGACGAGCGGACGGTCCAGCCGTCGCTCGACAAGTACCTGAACGTCGTCCGCAACGACGGCGGCACGGTCGAGAACGTCGACGTGTGGGGCAAGCGTCGCCTGGCGTACGAGATCAAGAAGAACGCCGAGGGCATCTACGCCATCATCAAGCTGACCGCCGCTCCGGCGACCGTCGACGAGCTCGACCGTCAGCTGACCCTCAACGAGTCCGTCCTGCGGACCAAGGTCCTGCGACCCACCGTCTGA